TGGCCTCGGCGACGGCCGAGGTGGTCTCGGTGATGTTCTCCCCGAAGCTGTCCTCGGCGAACGCCGAGCGGAGCGTCGTCGCGTCGGTCAGCTCGACGTCGGCGACGTAGTAGGTCACCGTCTCGTCGCCGGACCCGGTGACGACGGTGGAGATCCCGATACTGCTGTCCGCCGACACGTACGACGTGTCGGTCAGGACGTCGGCTGCCGCAGAGGGGGCTTCGGTGGCTGTCGCGGTAGCGGTGGGGGTGGCGTCTGCGGTGGAGGCGGCCTGGGCCGCCTCGTACGCGGACACATCGCTGATCTCGACCCTGTCGATGACGAAGCGGTCGAGCGCCCAGGCCGTGGTCCCGCCGGCGGCGAGGGTCAGGGCGAGGGAGGACGCGAGGACGGTGGTTCGGAGACGGCCCGGTCTGCGGGGCCCGGAGTGGATCGGCATACTCCACTTCTACGGAGCGGCCCTATGGCAGCCGTGTGCCCTTCTTGTGCAGGGGCTGTGCAGTGCTCCCGGACGCTAGCGCAGCACGAGCATCACGGCCAGCCCCAGCATCACGACGGCGATCAGCGCATCGAGGACCCGCCAGGCCGATGGACGGGCGAAGAGGGGCGCGAGGAAGCGGGCCCCGACCCCCAGGGCGGAGAACCACACGAGGCTCCCGAGGGCGGCCCCCGCGGCGAACCACCACTTGCCCGGCGTGCCGTGCATGGTCGCCAGTGACCCCAGCAGCAGGACCGTGTCGAGGTACACGTGCGGGTTGAGCCAGGTGAGGGCGAGGCAGGTTCCGAGGGCCGCACGCCACGACATCGTGGTGCTCCCGCCGTCGGCGTCGAGGTGCTCCCCCTGGAGCGCGCGGCGCGCCGCGAGGATGCCGTAGCCGGCGAGGAACGCCGCTCCTGCCCAGCGCACCACCTCGAGGACGCCCGGTGCCCGCTCGATGACCGCCCCGAGCCCGCTGACACCGAGCACGATCAGCACGAGATCGGAACTGGCGCACACCGCCACGACCAGCATCACGTGGGATCGCCGCAGGCCCTGCCGCAGCACGAAGGCATTCTGCGATCCGATGGCGACGATCAGGGTCAGTCCGGTGGCGAACCCGACGGCGGCGGTAGCGATCACCTCCCCACTGTAGGAGCAGGGAGGCGGACCGTCGTGCCGCCGGCCGCCGTTCCGGCGGACACGGTGCCCGCGCGGCACCGCGCCCGGCACGCCACGGACCGCGCACCGTGCCGTCACGGATGTGTCGGTCGGGGTTGCTAGTATCGTCGGGCGGGCAACCGCTCGTCGATAAAGGCAAACCCGGTGCGAGCCGGGGACGCAAAGCCACGGGACCCATGCGGTCAGCCGGGCCGCCGAAGAGAACAGGTCCACGAGTATGCCTCGGACACCCCAATTCAATATCGCGCCCCGATCGGCCGGATGGCCTGCCGTCGGGCACGCATCCTCCGCCGCCGACAGCCATCACGGGATGCCTCGTCATGAGTAGCTCCGGACCCGGCGACGTCCGGGCGGCCGTCGTCATCGAGGACGATCTCGACATCCGCAACCTGGTCTCCGCCATCCTCGCGCAGGGCGGCTTCCAGGTCACCGACGCGGCCACCGGCCGCGAGGGCGTCGACGTCGTCCGCCAGGAGCATCCGACCGTGGTGACCCTCGACATCGGGCTACCCGACATTGACGGGTACGAGGTCCTCCGCCGGATCCGCTCGACCACCGACTGCTACGTGATCGTCATCAGCGGACGCGACGACGAACTGGACATCCTGACCGCCCTCCAGGCCGGCGCCGACGACTACGTCCTGAAACCCTTCCGGCCGCGGGAGCTCCGGGCGCGCATCGACGCGATGCTCCGCAGGCCCCGCGCAGGCCTGGTGGCGCAGCAGCCGCCGGCCCGGTCCGCGGCTCCCGCTGCCGCGGGCATCCCGGTGGAGGACGAACGCCTCGAGTCCTCCGACACGCTCCTGCGGAACGGCGTCCTCGTCGTCGATGGTGAGGCCCGCACGGCGAGTTGCGCCGGCGTCGAGCTGCCGCTCACGAAGACCGAGTTCAACCTCCTGCACGAGCTGATGCGGAGCAACGGCGCCGTGCGGACCAAGGAGGAGCTGGTGCGGATCTCACGCGGCCGCGACTACCGGGGCTACAACTTCGTGAGCCGTACGGACGAACGGGCCATCGAGGTGCACATCGCCAACCTCCGCCAGAAGCTGGCGCGGACCAAGGGGGATCCGGACCTCATCGTCACCGTGCGCGGCGTGGGCTTCCGGATCGTACCGCGGAGCGCCACCTCGCGCTGAGCGGGCGTCAGGGGTGCTCGGGGCGGTCGTCCTGGAACTCGCGGATGGTGTCTGCAGCGCAGGCGCGCAGCAGGGTCACGGTGCGCCGGGCACCCTCGAGGTTCCCGGTCGCGATCAGGCGCTGGGTCGCACGCCCGGCCTGGCCGAGACGCAGTGCGCCCGCCATGGCCGCCGAGGTCGTCACGCTGAGCACGGCGTCCTCGGCACCTGCCGCGTCCCCGTCCGTGAGCCTGGAATCCAGCCGGTCGATCTTCCCCGGAAGGTCGGCGCAGAAATCACGGGCGAACCGCTGCACGGCCGCAGGGTCGGAGAAGTCCCGCCGCATGTCCCGGAGGACCGCCGGATCGAGGAGCTGCGCTGCCTTGCCGGGAGCGTCCGGCACCTGGGCGGCGTCGGTCCCGAGGGGTGTCGTGCCGCGATCCTGGTGCTGGCCGGCGGAGGGCGGGGTGGGATGGATGGGCACAGGTCAAGCGTAGTGATGGGCGCACCGCGCGGCGCAGTCCCTCGATGTTCTTGCGCAAAGCTTGCGGAAGGCTGGCGGATCGTGGTTGCGACCGCTCCGTCAGCCGCCCGGCCGGGCCGGCCGGGACCGGGCGCCCCGCACCGGCCGTTCCATCAGGCGGTCAGTTCGTCCTTCATCCCGGTGTCCGCCCTGGCGTGCCACGTGGCCCGATAGTCGACGTGGCCCGTCCACGGGAGTGCGAGGAGCCGGAGGACATCCGAGCGCTGCGACGCCCCGAGTTCGGCGACCGCGTAGCGGAGGAGCTCCCGCTTGCCCCGGCATTCAGCGAGGACGCGCTGGGGGTCGTACCACCCTCCGACGCCCCACACCTCCTCGGGCAGGCTGCCCCTGCGGGCCGCATTCTCGTCCTCGGTGATACGTGCGTCAAGAAAGGCGGCGATGTCGTTCATGGGTAGATCGTATCGAGCTTCGGTGCCGGAGAGCGGGAGGCCACGGGCGTCGCACGGCGTCCGTGGCGCCGGGGTCGGGCCGGGGGCGG
This genomic interval from Arthrobacter agilis contains the following:
- a CDS encoding response regulator transcription factor, with the translated sequence MSSSGPGDVRAAVVIEDDLDIRNLVSAILAQGGFQVTDAATGREGVDVVRQEHPTVVTLDIGLPDIDGYEVLRRIRSTTDCYVIVISGRDDELDILTALQAGADDYVLKPFRPRELRARIDAMLRRPRAGLVAQQPPARSAAPAAAGIPVEDERLESSDTLLRNGVLVVDGEARTASCAGVELPLTKTEFNLLHELMRSNGAVRTKEELVRISRGRDYRGYNFVSRTDERAIEVHIANLRQKLARTKGDPDLIVTVRGVGFRIVPRSATSR
- a CDS encoding DUF6221 family protein — encoded protein: MNDIAAFLDARITEDENAARRGSLPEEVWGVGGWYDPQRVLAECRGKRELLRYAVAELGASQRSDVLRLLALPWTGHVDYRATWHARADTGMKDELTA
- a CDS encoding LysE/ArgO family amino acid transporter; its protein translation is MIATAAVGFATGLTLIVAIGSQNAFVLRQGLRRSHVMLVVAVCASSDLVLIVLGVSGLGAVIERAPGVLEVVRWAGAAFLAGYGILAARRALQGEHLDADGGSTTMSWRAALGTCLALTWLNPHVYLDTVLLLGSLATMHGTPGKWWFAAGAALGSLVWFSALGVGARFLAPLFARPSAWRVLDALIAVVMLGLAVMLVLR